Proteins from a single region of Egicoccus sp. AB-alg2:
- a CDS encoding homoserine O-succinyltransferase encodes MPIVAHSPLPTFQQLAADGEDVLSVDLAEHADIRELHVGLLNMMPDAALHVTEQQFIRLVGHANRIVQIYVHPFTVPGLARSAEAQAHIDRYYTPFAQLREEGLDALIVSGANVSNPRLEEEAFWTPLQEVISWASDNVTSVLCSCLATHALLQHTHGIHRRRLQTKRWGVFLHRSIRPAHPLLRGINTRFDVPHSRWNEITSSQVERAGLEVLIESTEGDFHLGVSGDGIRMVYLQGHPEYDAVSLLKEYKREVTRYAAGELTTIPPLPQHYFTPDAARRAHEHVDAVLTAREAGGPLPDFPEAELARGLDNTWADTAKAVFANWLGLVYRLTDVRRGVPFMDGVDPDDPLGRRS; translated from the coding sequence GTGCCGATCGTCGCCCACTCCCCACTGCCGACGTTCCAGCAACTCGCCGCCGACGGCGAGGACGTCTTGAGCGTCGACCTGGCCGAGCACGCCGACATCCGCGAGCTCCACGTCGGCCTGCTCAACATGATGCCGGACGCGGCCCTGCACGTGACCGAGCAGCAGTTCATCCGGCTCGTCGGGCACGCCAACCGCATCGTGCAGATCTACGTCCATCCCTTCACCGTGCCCGGGCTCGCACGCAGCGCCGAGGCGCAGGCCCACATCGACCGCTACTACACGCCGTTCGCCCAGCTGCGCGAGGAGGGGCTGGACGCGCTGATCGTGTCGGGCGCCAACGTCTCCAACCCACGGCTGGAGGAGGAGGCGTTCTGGACGCCGCTGCAGGAAGTCATCTCCTGGGCGAGCGACAACGTCACCTCCGTGCTGTGCTCCTGCCTGGCCACCCACGCCCTGTTGCAGCACACCCACGGCATCCACCGCCGCCGGTTGCAGACCAAGCGGTGGGGCGTGTTCCTCCACCGCTCGATCCGCCCGGCCCACCCGCTGCTGCGCGGGATCAACACCCGCTTCGACGTCCCCCACTCCCGCTGGAACGAGATCACCTCGTCGCAGGTGGAACGCGCCGGCCTCGAGGTGCTGATCGAGAGCACGGAGGGCGACTTCCACCTCGGCGTGAGCGGCGACGGCATCCGCATGGTCTACCTGCAGGGCCACCCCGAGTACGACGCCGTCAGCCTGTTGAAGGAGTACAAGCGCGAGGTCACCCGCTACGCCGCCGGTGAGCTCACCACGATCCCGCCACTGCCCCAGCACTACTTCACGCCGGACGCCGCACGCCGCGCCCACGAGCACGTCGACGCCGTGCTGACGGCACGGGAGGCCGGTGGCCCCCTGCCCGACTTCCCGGAGGCCGAGCTGGCACGCGGCCTGGACAACACCTGGGCCGACACCGCCAAGGCCGTCTTCGCCAACTGGCTGGGGCTGGTCTACCGGCTCACCGACGTCCGCCGTGGCGTGCCGTTCATGGACGGCGTCGACCCCGACGATCCCCTCGGCCGGCGCAGCTGA
- a CDS encoding O-acetylhomoserine aminocarboxypropyltransferase/cysteine synthase family protein: MAHDETLAVHAGYEPDPTTKAVAVPIYQTVAYEFDDAQHGADLFNLAVPGNIYTRIMNPTQDVLEQRMAALEGGVAALVTSSGQAAITYAVQTIAAAGDNIVTVPLLYGGTYTLFRHMLPAQGIDVRFADDDAPESIEKLIDERTKAVFLETIGNPAGNIPDLEAIAEVAHRNGVPVIADSTVPTPVLLKPITWGVDIVVHSLTKYIGGHGTTLGGAIVDSGRFPWAEHAERFPMLNQPEPAYHGVVYTEALGDAAFIGRARTVPLRNTGSAISPFNAWQLLQGIQTLPLRMERHVDNALAVARHLEQHPQVSYVEYAGLPSSPYHELAQRYTDGRPSALLTFGVRGGYDAAVRFYDALELFTRLVNIGDTRSLAAHPASTTHRQLTEDEQVSAGVRADAIRLCVGIEHIEDILADIDQALEVAAAG; the protein is encoded by the coding sequence ATGGCCCACGACGAGACGCTGGCCGTCCACGCCGGCTACGAGCCCGACCCGACCACCAAGGCCGTCGCGGTCCCGATCTACCAGACGGTCGCCTACGAGTTCGACGACGCGCAGCACGGCGCGGACCTGTTCAACCTCGCCGTGCCCGGCAACATCTACACCCGGATCATGAACCCGACGCAGGACGTGCTCGAGCAGCGAATGGCCGCGCTCGAGGGCGGCGTCGCGGCGCTCGTGACCTCGTCCGGTCAGGCTGCCATCACCTACGCCGTCCAGACGATCGCCGCCGCCGGCGACAACATCGTCACCGTCCCGTTGCTCTACGGCGGCACCTACACCTTGTTCCGTCACATGCTGCCGGCCCAGGGCATCGACGTCCGCTTCGCCGACGACGACGCGCCGGAGTCGATCGAGAAGCTCATCGACGAGCGCACCAAGGCGGTCTTCCTGGAGACGATCGGCAACCCGGCCGGCAACATCCCGGACCTGGAGGCGATCGCGGAGGTCGCCCACCGCAACGGCGTCCCGGTCATCGCCGATTCCACCGTGCCCACCCCCGTGCTGCTGAAGCCGATCACCTGGGGCGTGGACATCGTCGTGCACTCGCTGACGAAGTACATCGGCGGTCACGGCACGACGCTCGGTGGCGCGATCGTGGACAGCGGCCGCTTCCCGTGGGCAGAGCACGCGGAACGCTTCCCGATGCTCAACCAGCCCGAACCGGCCTACCACGGCGTGGTCTACACCGAGGCCCTCGGCGACGCGGCCTTCATCGGCCGGGCGCGAACCGTGCCGCTGCGCAACACCGGCTCGGCGATCAGCCCGTTCAACGCCTGGCAGCTCCTGCAGGGCATCCAGACCCTGCCGCTGCGCATGGAGCGCCACGTCGACAACGCGCTGGCGGTCGCCCGGCACCTCGAGCAGCACCCGCAGGTCAGCTACGTGGAGTACGCCGGCCTGCCGAGCTCGCCCTACCACGAGCTGGCCCAGCGCTACACCGACGGGCGACCCTCCGCGCTGCTGACCTTCGGCGTGCGTGGCGGCTACGACGCGGCCGTGCGGTTCTACGACGCCCTGGAACTGTTCACGCGGCTGGTCAACATCGGGGACACGCGCTCGCTGGCGGCCCACCCCGCTTCCACGACGCACCGGCAGCTGACCGAGGACGAACAGGTGTCCGCCGGCGTGCGGGCCGACGCGATCCGTCTGTGCGTCGGCATCGAGCACATCGAGGACATCCTCGCCGACATCGACCAGGCGCTCGAGGTGGCGGCCGCAGGCTGA
- a CDS encoding methyltransferase domain-containing protein: MAATRPHPVVEEPEEYAMASTVTAPDVALDERLFQATVGTLELFSIYLGRRLGLYEALRDHGPMTVRELAARVGIDARYAREWLEQQAVAGILGVDEPTHPADERRYALPDGHRAALLDPEDPAHVAPFADMLVGIAATLEEVVDAYRTGGGVPYHRYGTAFRQGQGAINRPAFLTDLVRTWLPAADLDERLRRAGARVADVGCGHGWAAIAVARHYPRAIVVGVDADRASVDEAREHARAAQVEVTFLAEDAKMLPARGPFDVVLVLEALHDLSHPVEVLRACRAALRTDGAVLVADEAVAERFVAPGDELERMMFGWSVSHCLPASRVEPGSAAVGTAIRPGTVRELARQAGYRGIEVVDVDGGFFRLYRLDP; encoded by the coding sequence GTGGCCGCCACGCGGCCGCATCCGGTGGTGGAGGAACCGGAGGAGTACGCCATGGCGTCCACGGTCACCGCTCCAGACGTCGCCCTCGACGAACGACTCTTCCAGGCGACGGTCGGCACGCTCGAACTGTTCTCGATCTATCTCGGCCGCAGACTGGGCCTCTACGAGGCGCTGCGCGACCACGGGCCCATGACGGTCCGGGAACTGGCGGCCCGGGTCGGCATCGACGCCCGGTACGCCCGTGAGTGGCTGGAACAGCAGGCCGTGGCCGGCATCCTCGGCGTCGACGAGCCCACGCACCCAGCCGACGAACGCCGTTACGCGCTGCCCGACGGGCACCGCGCCGCCCTGTTGGACCCGGAGGACCCCGCACACGTGGCGCCCTTCGCCGACATGCTGGTGGGGATCGCCGCCACCCTCGAGGAGGTGGTCGACGCCTACCGCACCGGCGGCGGCGTGCCCTATCACCGCTACGGGACGGCGTTCCGACAGGGGCAGGGCGCCATCAACCGTCCCGCCTTCCTCACCGACCTGGTGCGGACCTGGTTGCCCGCCGCCGACCTGGACGAACGCCTGCGGCGAGCCGGTGCGCGCGTGGCCGACGTCGGGTGCGGGCACGGCTGGGCCGCGATCGCCGTGGCACGGCACTACCCGCGCGCCATCGTGGTCGGGGTCGATGCCGATCGTGCCTCCGTCGACGAAGCCCGCGAACATGCACGCGCGGCGCAGGTCGAGGTCACCTTCCTCGCCGAGGATGCCAAGATGCTGCCCGCACGGGGCCCCTTCGACGTCGTGCTGGTGCTCGAGGCGCTCCACGACCTGTCACATCCCGTCGAGGTGCTGCGTGCGTGCCGAGCCGCGCTGCGCACGGACGGCGCGGTGCTGGTGGCCGACGAAGCCGTCGCCGAACGGTTCGTCGCACCGGGCGACGAACTCGAGCGCATGATGTTCGGCTGGTCGGTCAGCCACTGCCTGCCGGCGTCGCGGGTCGAGCCCGGCTCGGCCGCCGTCGGGACCGCGATCCGGCCGGGCACCGTGCGTGAACTGGCCCGGCAGGCGGGCTACCGAGGCATCGAGGTGGTCGACGTCGACGGTGGCTTCTTCCGCCTGTACCGGCTCGACCCCTGA
- a CDS encoding GlsB/YeaQ/YmgE family stress response membrane protein, translated as MGIIAFLILGLLAGAIAKAILPGDDPGGILVTMLIGVVGALIGGFLGGALFGTNPVDQFFSISTWLAAIIGSVILLLIYRAFVGRGRRVT; from the coding sequence ATGGGCATCATCGCGTTCTTGATCCTGGGCCTGCTCGCCGGTGCGATCGCCAAGGCCATCCTGCCGGGTGACGACCCCGGCGGCATCCTCGTGACCATGCTGATCGGCGTCGTGGGCGCCCTGATCGGCGGGTTCCTCGGCGGGGCGCTGTTCGGTACCAACCCCGTGGACCAGTTCTTCAGCATCAGCACCTGGCTCGCGGCCATCATCGGTTCGGTGATCCTGCTGCTGATCTACCGCGCCTTCGTCGGGCGCGGACGTCGCGTGACCTGA
- the ligD gene encoding non-homologous end-joining DNA ligase: MGTTDDGVVLDLDGHEVTISSPDKVFFDARGETKLDLVRYYEAVAEPLLAAMGGRPVLLQRYPNGASGSNFFQKRVPKNAPTWLTTTTVSTVNGTTSEALVAADVAHVAWAVNLGCLGFHVWPLRADDPDHADELRLDLDPQPGTDFDLARAAARELRALLEELGLTGYPKTTGKRGIHVYVRLEPRWDSYQVRHAAVAVARELERRRPDLLTAAWWKEERGQRIFVDYNQNAPHKTVFGAWCVRARPGGQVSTPFAWEELDDIDPDELTIASVPARVAEQGDPWAQMYAQPQSLAPLLAMHERDRAEGLLDAPWPPVYPKMPDEPPRVAPSRAKQPD; this comes from the coding sequence ATGGGTACGACGGACGACGGCGTGGTGCTGGACCTCGACGGACACGAGGTCACGATCTCTAGCCCGGACAAGGTCTTCTTCGACGCGCGCGGCGAGACCAAGCTCGACCTCGTGCGCTACTACGAAGCGGTCGCCGAGCCGTTGCTGGCCGCCATGGGTGGGCGCCCCGTGCTGCTGCAGCGCTATCCCAACGGCGCGAGCGGTTCCAACTTCTTCCAGAAGCGCGTCCCGAAGAACGCGCCCACCTGGCTGACCACCACCACGGTCAGCACGGTCAACGGCACCACGTCGGAGGCGCTCGTCGCCGCCGACGTCGCCCACGTGGCGTGGGCGGTCAATCTCGGCTGCCTCGGCTTCCACGTGTGGCCGCTGCGCGCCGACGACCCCGACCACGCCGACGAGTTGCGCCTCGACCTCGACCCGCAGCCGGGCACCGACTTCGACCTCGCACGGGCGGCGGCCCGGGAACTGCGTGCCCTGCTCGAGGAGCTCGGGCTGACCGGCTACCCCAAGACGACCGGCAAGCGGGGCATCCACGTCTACGTGCGTCTGGAGCCGCGCTGGGATTCCTACCAGGTCCGCCACGCCGCGGTCGCGGTCGCTCGCGAGCTCGAACGGCGGCGCCCCGACCTGCTCACCGCCGCGTGGTGGAAGGAGGAACGCGGGCAGCGAATCTTCGTGGATTACAACCAGAACGCGCCCCACAAGACCGTCTTCGGGGCCTGGTGCGTGCGTGCCCGCCCGGGCGGGCAGGTGTCGACGCCGTTCGCCTGGGAGGAGCTCGACGACATCGATCCCGACGAGCTCACGATCGCGAGCGTGCCGGCCCGGGTGGCCGAGCAGGGCGACCCGTGGGCGCAGATGTACGCGCAGCCGCAGTCGTTGGCGCCGCTGTTGGCCATGCACGAGCGTGACCGCGCCGAGGGCCTGCTCGACGCGCCGTGGCCGCCGGTCTATCCGAAGATGCCCGACGAGCCGCCGCGTGTCGCACCCAGCCGGGCGAAGCAGCCCGACTGA
- a CDS encoding RNA polymerase sigma factor produces the protein MDRAEVEALVRAAGTGDQGAYDRLVERFSGLVWAVVRSHRLADADAQDAFQTTWLRLVEHLDRLRDPRAVGGWLATTARHESLRLLRDADRVRPAEAEDLDRAQDVLPVGDEMILCDERDAELWSAVGELGQRCRSLLRVLMADPAPSYQEVAAALGIPIGSIGPTRGRCLERLRVSLRARGITAAYGHSG, from the coding sequence GTGGACCGGGCAGAGGTCGAGGCGCTCGTGCGTGCGGCCGGCACCGGCGACCAGGGGGCTTACGACCGCCTCGTCGAACGCTTCTCCGGGCTGGTCTGGGCGGTCGTGCGCAGCCACCGGCTGGCCGACGCGGACGCGCAGGACGCCTTCCAGACGACCTGGCTACGGCTGGTCGAGCACCTCGACCGGCTGCGCGACCCCCGCGCCGTCGGTGGGTGGCTGGCGACCACGGCCCGGCACGAGTCGCTGCGTCTGCTGCGCGACGCCGACCGGGTCCGGCCCGCCGAGGCCGAGGACCTCGACCGGGCGCAGGACGTCCTGCCCGTCGGGGACGAGATGATCCTGTGCGACGAGCGCGACGCCGAGCTGTGGTCCGCCGTGGGGGAGCTCGGCCAGCGCTGCCGGTCACTGCTGCGGGTGCTGATGGCGGATCCGGCGCCCAGCTACCAGGAGGTCGCCGCCGCCCTGGGCATCCCCATCGGCAGCATCGGCCCGACCCGCGGCCGTTGCCTCGAGCGGCTGCGTGTGTCCCTGCGCGCACGAGGTATCACCGCCGCCTACGGCCACTCCGGCTGA
- a CDS encoding CHAT domain-containing protein — MTPPRAADAAIEDLIDAAIADPIGVRDRAPALLANHTGDPSKVVRIRWALGLALRELGELTDARRELQAAAAVADGLPDAPTAALVRSSLALVLLHLGDGEAALAQTVAAADDLVDEADAARNEMQRGLILQRLGRHEQAVAAYDVAEPALRRTGDHAALARLLSNRGVLHAYAGTLGPATGDLEESVALARRLGATRGAAFALQNLGFVAGRAGRLLEGLQRLEEADRLLRQVDEDAPTLAVLDMDRAEVLADTGLLDEALERAVAAAAAFEDVDDQTNLAEAELLVARLRLLAGHPVAAASLAEQARARFAAAHRDGWELQARYVAMAARARDGAVVDAAAAGRLADELAAGGWQTEARVARLLAARHALEAGDPAGAESHLARVRDGARRAPALARAQHWYATALLRRHHGDAGGARRAVAAGLAALHRSRLVFGSAELRAHAARHTTELVELGVRLALQAGRPADALRALDAVRAMDLAVPPRPPADPELADLLGQLRRLHADEQDAARSGDGVEAARRLRADVERRIRDRARLLAHETAGVAAPSLDVGELGRTLAGRTLVAYLNLDDRLHLLTVTGRDTRHVPLGPIEEVRTGIVHLRSALRRLAHGRGSTAALAAADASIARSVDDLLARLGLDRVPPEGLVVVPTGALDGLPWGALVPALGQGPEIAPSALGWLAAARRGEAGGPDVLVAGPGLPGAAEEVAELAARLPGARVLTGSDATAAAVLQAMEGAGTVHLAAHGRFRADNPLFSELRLADGPLTVYELEGLRRAPATLVLPSCEAAASATLAGDAVLGLGSVLLRLGVRTLVAPVLEIPDAATRPLMVDLHARRAAGATPAAALGAAVADAADATPRQRAVRSSFALFGASDVGTGGAGTGGAGTGGSVPGW, encoded by the coding sequence ATGACGCCCCCGCGTGCGGCCGATGCGGCCATCGAGGACCTGATCGACGCCGCGATCGCGGACCCGATCGGGGTGCGCGACCGTGCGCCCGCCCTGCTGGCGAACCACACCGGCGACCCCAGCAAGGTCGTCCGCATCCGGTGGGCGCTCGGCCTGGCGCTGCGCGAGTTGGGCGAGCTCACCGACGCCCGGCGCGAGTTGCAGGCCGCCGCCGCAGTCGCCGATGGCCTTCCCGACGCGCCGACCGCCGCGCTCGTCCGGTCGAGCTTGGCGCTCGTGCTGCTCCACCTGGGCGACGGGGAGGCGGCCCTGGCACAGACCGTGGCGGCCGCCGACGACCTCGTCGACGAGGCCGACGCAGCACGGAACGAGATGCAGCGCGGTCTGATCCTGCAGCGCCTGGGCCGCCATGAGCAGGCCGTGGCCGCCTACGACGTGGCCGAGCCGGCTCTGCGTCGCACCGGCGACCACGCCGCCCTCGCCCGGCTGCTCAGCAACCGGGGGGTCCTGCACGCCTATGCGGGCACGCTGGGGCCCGCCACCGGCGACCTCGAGGAATCCGTCGCGCTCGCCAGGCGCCTCGGCGCCACCCGCGGCGCGGCGTTCGCGCTCCAGAACCTCGGCTTCGTCGCCGGCCGCGCCGGCCGGTTGCTGGAAGGTCTGCAGCGGCTGGAGGAGGCGGACCGTCTGCTGCGCCAGGTCGACGAGGACGCACCGACCCTGGCCGTGCTGGACATGGACCGCGCCGAGGTGCTGGCCGACACCGGGCTGCTCGACGAGGCGCTCGAACGCGCGGTGGCCGCCGCGGCGGCGTTCGAGGACGTCGACGACCAGACCAACCTCGCCGAGGCCGAGCTGCTGGTGGCGCGGCTGCGGCTCCTGGCCGGCCACCCGGTGGCCGCCGCGTCGCTCGCGGAGCAGGCCCGGGCCCGCTTCGCCGCCGCGCACCGCGACGGCTGGGAGCTGCAGGCCCGCTACGTCGCGATGGCGGCGCGAGCCCGCGACGGGGCGGTGGTGGACGCCGCCGCAGCGGGGCGCCTCGCGGACGAGCTCGCCGCCGGCGGCTGGCAGACCGAGGCGCGCGTCGCTCGCCTCCTCGCCGCGCGCCACGCCCTGGAGGCGGGTGATCCCGCGGGCGCGGAGTCGCACCTGGCGCGGGTCCGGGACGGAGCACGGCGCGCGCCCGCCCTCGCCCGCGCGCAGCACTGGTACGCGACCGCGTTGCTGCGTCGCCACCACGGCGACGCGGGCGGTGCCCGCCGCGCCGTCGCCGCCGGCCTGGCGGCGCTGCACCGCTCGCGCCTCGTCTTCGGTTCGGCCGAACTCCGTGCGCACGCGGCCCGCCACACCACCGAGCTCGTCGAGCTGGGAGTCCGCCTGGCGCTGCAGGCCGGTCGGCCAGCCGACGCGCTGCGGGCACTGGACGCGGTCCGGGCCATGGACCTCGCTGTGCCGCCGCGGCCACCTGCCGATCCGGAACTGGCCGACCTGCTCGGGCAGCTGCGGCGTCTGCACGCGGACGAGCAGGACGCCGCACGTTCGGGTGACGGCGTCGAAGCGGCGCGCCGCCTGCGTGCCGACGTCGAACGACGCATCCGCGATCGCGCCCGCCTGCTGGCGCACGAGACCGCTGGCGTTGCGGCGCCATCGCTGGACGTCGGTGAGCTGGGCCGCACCCTGGCCGGGCGCACACTCGTCGCGTACCTGAACCTCGACGACCGACTGCACCTGCTGACCGTGACCGGACGGGACACCCGCCACGTGCCGCTCGGCCCGATCGAGGAGGTGCGCACCGGCATCGTCCACCTGCGTTCGGCGCTCCGCCGGCTGGCGCACGGGCGCGGCAGTACGGCGGCGCTGGCCGCCGCCGACGCGTCCATCGCCCGCTCCGTGGACGACCTGCTCGCACGTCTCGGCCTCGACCGGGTCCCGCCGGAGGGGCTGGTCGTGGTCCCCACCGGCGCACTCGACGGTCTGCCCTGGGGGGCGCTCGTGCCCGCGTTGGGGCAGGGCCCGGAGATCGCCCCGTCGGCACTGGGCTGGCTGGCCGCGGCCCGACGGGGCGAGGCGGGCGGGCCTGACGTGCTGGTCGCCGGACCGGGCCTGCCGGGCGCCGCCGAGGAGGTGGCCGAACTGGCCGCACGGTTGCCGGGCGCCCGCGTGCTGACCGGTTCCGATGCGACCGCCGCGGCCGTGCTGCAGGCGATGGAGGGGGCCGGGACGGTGCACCTCGCCGCCCACGGACGCTTCCGTGCCGACAACCCGCTGTTCTCCGAGCTGCGTCTGGCCGACGGCCCCCTGACCGTCTACGAACTGGAGGGTTTGCGTCGCGCCCCCGCGACGCTGGTGCTGCCCAGTTGCGAGGCGGCCGCCTCGGCCACGCTCGCCGGCGATGCCGTCCTCGGGCTGGGCAGCGTGCTGCTCCGCCTGGGCGTGCGCACCCTGGTGGCTCCCGTGCTGGAGATCCCCGACGCTGCCACGCGGCCGTTGATGGTGGACCTCCACGCTCGGCGGGCAGCCGGCGCGACACCGGCGGCCGCGCTCGGCGCCGCGGTGGCCGACGCGGCCGACGCGACGCCGCGACAACGGGCGGTCCGCAGTTCCTTCGCGCTGTTCGGCGCCTCGGACGTCGGCACCGGCGGCGCTGGCACCGGCGGCGCTGGCACCGGCGGGAGCGTCCCCGGTTGGTAG
- a CDS encoding S8 family serine peptidase, which translates to MAEGPEGRAGGEGGLPLEVREEFRRRDIQIGGGATPFAYRRDQLLLPAGQVRAAERSRTFRDRRLLADAEPLEASDGAIVRVRVEQACDVERELCDRGVPARLNHVVFSGVGPTWSANPAYQGNPAYQGNPAYQGNPAYQGNPAYQGNPAYQGNPAYQGNPAYQGNPVQAVSTAIAATPLPAWQRQEGGGPLIAVLDTGLQTDGEPSSEPYVPGTTRTVRHAALRAHSPMPETWRLSPLDHDPRCDEDIPDENEDGFLDRAAGHGTFIAGILARLCPSAEIRCEGAMSSFGDGDDFTMAAALGEVLAEGRPCLINLSFGGYSEHDEPPAAMRDILRRHVGPDDETVVVASAGNDGTCRPSWPAAFDGVIAVGALSDGGQPAWFTNWGHWVDACAPGVDVVSTFLHHDGVKVRGRTHERFEGWASWSGTSFAAPKVVAAIAREMVATGASPREAARRVVHAHGLYRMPNLGTLVNLV; encoded by the coding sequence ATGGCCGAAGGACCTGAGGGGCGAGCTGGTGGCGAGGGCGGGCTGCCGCTCGAGGTGCGCGAGGAGTTCCGCCGCCGCGACATACAGATCGGCGGTGGCGCCACACCCTTCGCCTACCGCCGCGACCAACTCCTGCTGCCGGCGGGACAGGTCCGGGCGGCCGAACGCTCCCGCACCTTCCGCGACCGGCGGCTGCTCGCGGACGCGGAGCCACTGGAGGCATCCGACGGCGCCATCGTGCGGGTGCGGGTCGAACAGGCCTGCGACGTGGAACGGGAACTGTGCGATCGCGGGGTGCCGGCACGACTGAACCACGTCGTCTTCAGCGGCGTCGGCCCGACGTGGTCGGCCAATCCGGCCTACCAGGGCAACCCCGCCTACCAAGGCAACCCCGCCTACCAAGGCAACCCCGCCTACCAAGGCAACCCCGCCTACCAAGGCAACCCCGCCTACCAAGGCAACCCCGCCTACCAAGGCAACCCCGCCTACCAGGGCAACCCCGTCCAAGCCGTGTCGACCGCCATCGCTGCCACCCCGTTGCCGGCCTGGCAGCGGCAGGAAGGCGGCGGTCCGCTCATCGCGGTCCTCGACACGGGTTTGCAGACGGACGGCGAGCCGTCGTCGGAGCCCTACGTGCCCGGCACCACCCGCACGGTGCGACACGCCGCGCTGCGCGCGCACTCACCCATGCCGGAGACCTGGCGGCTGTCGCCGTTGGACCACGACCCGCGATGCGACGAGGACATCCCCGACGAGAACGAGGACGGTTTCCTGGACCGGGCGGCGGGCCACGGGACATTCATCGCCGGGATCCTGGCGCGGCTGTGCCCGAGCGCCGAGATCCGCTGCGAGGGCGCGATGTCGAGCTTCGGTGACGGCGACGACTTCACGATGGCGGCCGCGCTGGGCGAGGTGCTCGCGGAGGGCCGCCCCTGCCTGATCAACCTCTCGTTCGGAGGCTACTCGGAACACGATGAGCCGCCGGCGGCGATGCGCGACATCCTGCGCCGGCACGTGGGCCCGGACGACGAGACGGTCGTCGTGGCCTCGGCGGGCAACGACGGCACCTGCCGCCCGAGCTGGCCGGCCGCCTTCGACGGGGTGATCGCGGTCGGCGCGCTGTCGGACGGCGGCCAGCCGGCGTGGTTCACCAACTGGGGCCACTGGGTCGACGCCTGCGCACCGGGCGTCGACGTGGTCAGCACCTTCCTGCACCACGACGGGGTGAAGGTGCGCGGCCGGACCCACGAACGCTTCGAAGGGTGGGCGAGCTGGTCGGGCACGTCGTTCGCGGCGCCGAAGGTCGTGGCCGCGATCGCGCGGGAGATGGTGGCGACCGGAGCCAGCCCCCGCGAGGCGGCCCGACGCGTCGTCCACGCACACGGCCTGTACCGGATGCCGAACCTGGGCACGCTCGTCAACCTCGTGTGA
- a CDS encoding CHAD domain-containing protein, with product MGKTFGHGDRRRPALPGYRSALRRLADTIEATWHGLEDDDPEVLHDLRVASRRTRSLLAAGRRVLPAIVRRDQAEALRWLGRVTGPARDLDVQRVRWPVPTDEASDAEVAALAQVGELLERRRTATRRAAAEALASPRGNQLRRDWRAWLDLPDAWVRGGRDADAPLGRVAAERIEGAQQRVLQRGRALTSAAPGSELHRLRRDAKRLRYLLDAFGGLGGRSRSRAIVAALRELQDVLGAHQDAEVAAAWLRGLRTDGHGGPGAGADLPEAALDRMLVELDLQRDAARAAFAVRFEAWSDAAARARLQALLARMR from the coding sequence ATGGGGAAGACCTTCGGCCACGGCGACCGCCGGCGACCGGCGCTGCCCGGTTACCGCAGCGCGCTGCGGCGACTGGCCGACACGATCGAGGCCACCTGGCACGGGCTCGAGGACGACGATCCCGAGGTGTTGCACGACCTCCGGGTGGCCAGTCGCCGGACCCGGTCCCTGCTGGCGGCGGGTCGGCGGGTCCTGCCCGCGATCGTGCGCCGCGACCAGGCCGAGGCCTTGCGATGGCTCGGCCGGGTGACCGGGCCGGCCCGCGACCTGGACGTCCAGCGCGTCCGCTGGCCGGTACCGACCGACGAGGCGTCGGACGCCGAGGTGGCCGCGCTGGCGCAGGTCGGCGAGCTGCTCGAGCGTCGTCGCACCGCCACCCGACGGGCCGCCGCCGAGGCGCTGGCCTCGCCCCGTGGCAACCAGCTGCGTCGGGACTGGCGGGCCTGGCTCGATCTGCCCGACGCGTGGGTGCGGGGTGGCCGCGACGCCGATGCGCCGCTGGGCCGGGTCGCCGCCGAACGCATCGAGGGCGCCCAACAGCGGGTGCTGCAGCGCGGACGTGCGCTCACGAGCGCGGCGCCCGGCAGCGAACTGCACCGGCTGCGCAGGGACGCCAAACGCCTGCGCTACCTCCTCGACGCCTTCGGTGGCCTGGGCGGGCGCAGCCGCAGCCGGGCGATCGTCGCTGCGCTGCGGGAGCTGCAGGACGTCCTCGGTGCCCACCAGGACGCCGAGGTGGCAGCGGCCTGGCTGCGTGGGCTGCGCACGGACGGGCACGGCGGCCCGGGCGCGGGGGCGGACCTGCCCGAGGCGGCGCTCGACCGGATGCTCGTCGAACTGGACCTGCAGCGTGACGCGGCCCGCGCCGCGTTCGCCGTTCGGTTCGAGGCCTGGTCGGACGCCGCGGCCCGTGCCCGGCTGCAGGCCCTGCTCGCGCGCATGCGCTGA